In Eulemur rufifrons isolate Redbay chromosome 29, OSU_ERuf_1, whole genome shotgun sequence, one DNA window encodes the following:
- the KDM7A gene encoding lysine-specific demethylase 7A, with protein sequence MAGAAAAVAAGAAAGAAAAAVSVAAPGRASAPPPPPPVYCVCRQPYDVNRFMIECDICKDWFHGSCVGVEEHHAVDIDLYHCPNCAVLHGSSLMKKRRNWHRHDYTEIDDGSKPVQAGTRTFVKELRSRVFPSADEIIVKMHGSQLTQRYLEKHGFDVPIMVPKLDDLGLRLPSPTFSVTDVEHYVGGDKVIDVIDVARQADSKMTLHNYVKYFMNPNRPKVLNVISLEFSDTKMSELVEVPDIAKKLSWVENYWPDDSVFPKPFVQKYCLMGVQDSYTDFHIDFGGTSVWYHVLWGEKIFYLIKPTDENLALYESWSSSVTQSEVFFGDKVDKCYKCVVKQGHTLFVPTGWIHAVLTSQDCMAFGGNFLHNLNIGMQLRCYEMEKRLKTPDLFKFPFFEAICWFVAKNLLETLKELREDGFQPQTYLVQGVKALHTALKLWMKKELVSEHAFEIPDNVRPGHLIKELSKVIRAIEEENGKPVKSQGIPTVCPISRSSNEATSPYHSRRKMRKLRDHNVRTPSNLDILELHTREVLKRLEMCPWEEDILSSKLNGKFNKHLQPSSTVPEWRAKDNDLRLLLTNGRIIKDERQPFTDQSLYTADSENEEDKRRTKKTKMKIEESSGIEGVENETSQKPLNRFFTHVKSELRNKSSGYSDISESEDSGPECTALKNNFTTEESESSGDEKKQEITSNFKEESNVMRHFLQKSQKPSRSEIPIKRECPTSTSTEEEAIQGMLSMAGLHYSTCLQRQIQSTDCSSDSHQDHSSCHSSNHELRQLYRYDKPVECGCHVKTEDQDFRTSSWIKQFDTSRFNPQDLSRSQKCIKKEGSSETSQKVQSRNYVDSGGSGLQNGKYIQNSSLISGACQISNGSLSPERPVGETSFSVPLHPTKRPASNPPPISNQATKGKRPKKGMATAKQRLGKILKLNRNGHARFFV encoded by the exons cTGTGTCGGAGTAGAGGAACATCATGCTGTTGACATTGACCTGTATCACTGTCCCAACTGTGCAGTTTTACACGGTTCCTCCTTGA tgaaaaagagaagaaactggCACAGGCACGACTACACAGAAATTGATGATGGTTCCAAACCAGTGCAAGCTGGAACTAGAACTTTTGTTAAGGAATTACGTTCTCGAGTCTTCCCAAG TGCCGATGAAATCATTGTAAAGATGCATGGCAGCCAGCTGACACAAAGATATCTAGAGAAACATGGATTTGATGTCCCTATTATGGTCCCTAAATTAGATGATCTGGGGCTCAGGCTCCCTTCACCTACTTTTTCTGTGACAGATGTGGAACACTATGTAG GTGGTGACAAAGTGATAGATGTCATTGATGTGGCGAGGCAGGCAGACAGCAAAATGACACTTCACAATTATGTTAAATACTTCATGAATCCTAACAGACCAAAAGTGTTAAATGTGATCAGCCTTGAATTTTCAGATACAAA gatgtcTGAATTGGTGGAGGTCCCTGATATAGCCAAAAAACTTTCTTGGGTGGAAAATTATTGGCCAGACGATTCAGTCTTTCCCAAGCCGTTTGTCCAGAAATACTGCTTAATGGGAGTTCAAGACAGCTATACAGATTTCCACATTGACTTCGGTGGAACTTCAGTCTGGTACCATGTTCTCTGG GGTGAGAagattttttatttgataaagcCAACAGATGAAAATTTGGCACTCTATGAATCTTGGAGTTCATCTGTGACCCAGAGTGAGGTGTTCTTTGGAGATAAGGTGGATAAATGCTACAAATGTGTGGTAAAGCAGGGACATACCTTATTTGTTCCTACAG GGTGGATTCATGCTGTGCTCACTTCTCAGGACTGTATGGCTTTTGGGGGGAACTTTCTTCACAACCTTAACATTGGCATGCAGCTCAG gtGTTATGAGATGGAGAAAAGGCTGAAAACACCAGATCTTTTCAAATTCCCTTTCTTTGAAGCCATATGTTGGTTTGTAGCCAAAAACTTGCTGGAAACCCTGAAAG AACTGAGAGAAGATGGTTTCCAGCCTCAAACTTACCTAGTCCAGGGAGTGAAAGCACTGCATACTGCTTTAAAATTATGGATGAAAAAAGAA CTTGTATCTGAACATGCCTTTGAAATTCCAGACAATGTTAGACCTGGACATCTCATTAAAGAACTTTCTAAAGTAATTCGAGCAATAGAG gaggaaaatggcaaaCCAGTTAAATCTCAGGGAATTCCTACTGTGTGTCCAATTTCACGATCCTCAAATGAAGCAACTTCCCCCTACCATTCCCGACGAAAGATGAGGAAACTTCGAGATCATAATGTCCGAACTCCTTCTAACCTAGACATCCTAGAGCTCCACACCAGGGAGGTCCTCAAAAGATTAGAGATGTGTCCATGGGAAGAG GACATCTTGAGCTCTAAACTGAATGGAAAATTCAACAAACATCTCCAGCCATCTTCCACAGTACCTGAATGGAGAGCAAAAGATAATGATCTACGATTACTGCTGACAAATGGAAGAATAATCAA AGATGAGAGACAGCCCTTCACAGATCAGAGTCTTTATACAGCAGATAGTGAAAATGAAGAGGATAAAAGAaggacaaaaaagacaaaaatgaagataGAAGAGAGTTCAGGAATAGAGGGAGTGGAAAATGAGACATCTCAAAAACCACTTAACA gGTTTTTTACACATGTGAAATCAGAACTCAGGAATAAATCATCAGGATATTCCGATATTTCTGAGTCAGAAGACTCTGGACCTGAGTGCACTGCACTG aaaaataattttaccactGAAGAGTCTGAAAGTTCAGGtgatgaaaagaaacaagaaataacGTCAAACTTTAAGGAAGAATCTAATGTGATGAGACACTTCCTTCAAAAGAGCCAGAAGCCATCTAGAAGTGAAATTCCAATTAAAAG GGAATGTCCTACCTCGACGAGCACAGAGGAAGAAGCTATTCAGGGCATGCTGTCCATGGCAGGGTTGCACTATTCCACATGTTTACAAAGGCAAATACAAAGCACAGACTGCAGCAGTGACTCTCACCAGGATCACAGCAGCTGCCACAGCAGTAACCATGAGCTTAGGCAGTTGTATCGCTATGATAAACCAGTGGAATgtg GATGCCATGTCAAGACTGAAGATCAAGACTTTAGGACTTCTTCCTGGATTAAACAATTTGATACTTCCAGATTTAATCCTCAG gatCTAAGTAGAAGCCAGAAATGCATCAAAAAGGAAGGTTCATCAGAAACCAGTCAGAAGGTACAAAGTAGGAATTACGTGGACAGCGGTGGCTCAGGCCTTCAGAATGGAAAGTACATACAGAATTCAAGCTTGATTTCAGGGGCGTGCCAGATAAGCAATGGCAGTCTAAGTCCAGAAAGGCCAGTTGGTGAAACTTCCTTTTCAGTGCCCCTTCACCCCACCAAGAGACCTGCATCAAATCCACCACCTATCAGCAACCAGGCAACAAAAG GTAAACGCCCAAAAAAAGGAATGGCAACAGCTAAACAACGTCTTGGGAAGATCCTTAAGTTGAACAGAAATGGCCATGCACGTTTCTTTGTGTGA